In a genomic window of Bordetella petrii:
- a CDS encoding cold-shock protein produces the protein METGIVKWFNADKGFGFIMPENGGKDLFAHFSGIESEGYKSLEENQRVSYVQTQGAKGPQATKIRVL, from the coding sequence ATGGAAACCGGTATCGTCAAGTGGTTCAACGCAGACAAGGGCTTCGGCTTCATCATGCCCGAGAACGGCGGCAAGGACCTGTTCGCGCATTTCTCCGGCATTGAAAGCGAAGGCTACAAGTCCCTGGAAGAAAACCAGCGCGTCAGCTACGTGCAGACGCAAGGCGCCAAGGGGCCGCAGGCCACCAAGATCCGCGTTCTTTAA